Sequence from the Helianthus annuus cultivar XRQ/B chromosome 13, HanXRQr2.0-SUNRISE, whole genome shotgun sequence genome:
TGCTAATACTTAATATTGTTTTTTGaataattatgttttttattCATTTATAAAACAACAGGATCCTTTAAACGATCAGAGATACTTTTTATTCAAAAAACAATATTATATATTAACATGTCGGCTCAACCTTTTTACGAGCTGAACCTGAGCATGACTTTTCAGCTCGATAATAGAACAAGTTGGGCGAACTGAATTGTTTAAGTTTCAGCTCATGCGTGAGTCATTGTAGCTCGACTTGTTCATAACCCTAGATAGCGTTTATATGTCCTTATGAGTTCCCACCTTTGGAACTGTCAGAACTCAAGAATCAAATGCTTTTATTATGAATACTCAGTATCAAATACAATGATTGAATGAATCTGTCATCACAGATTAACAACGAACAAAGAGTCAAAAGATCTCTAACAGGATGATCAGTATAAGTAATAGACAAGCCCTAGACTCACGAATGTACGTGTGAGAATAAGGAACAAACAAGAGAGCAGCAAATGATCAACAGGAGAATGAGATGCTCGAATGAATCAACCAAGGTACCAAGTCCCTCTTTTATCTTGTCGAACCCTAAGCGACATCACCGGAGCCCAGGCTGGCAAACAACTGGATGCAACGGCTATAAGCCCAAGTCATAAGCCCAAGTCAGCAATAGCAATCCACTTAAATAGAACCAGCAACCCATccttgtgtcacaccctggctttgcgaaagcgtgggtttatttggtgtgacttcttaataccttagcataatcacaacaattCTATATGgaaataaaaccatgatgttcatccattcaacaagttttaaaaagtaaaatacgacaacattgttttaaaaagttGACACAACAAACtgaatacaaccatgacataaagACAACATGTTCAACGAGATAACGAACGACATGAattaaaaacacagtttaagacttgtgactcgtccaggcaaaagtcacaatccctaaactcggatgacatcatttctcctacgcagcttgacgacatagcataccttgccagatccactaattccctgaaatacatgcagtttgaaaaatcaacaaaaagttgagcgagttcatgtaaaagtgagtatgtttaTAAATCATTAAAGTACGTCCCAATGTTTAAatgttcctggtatgtagcaattaaggaaaagagatcaccactgggttgcaaagccactggtatgtgtgaagtgatgcaggaaaactcaaaccaagcaaatttgtaccgggcctcggctgcaagacacagtcacctctatgggtcACCCtgacctcacgggtgtgggctcgctacacccaaatagatctatcactcttgtgtccctcggtcctaacaacgaggattaacggctttaagtgttgtacccgccactcacatgatctgaacgTCCCTGTAGGATTGTTATTGACGatcaaatgagtcaatcagagctaaaGACCACTatttatgcagcggaaatacacaaatagcttgaatcaaagtagaatggagtagaaacagaatgcagattactttaaacacgttttctcattaatacttctcagaaaaattcggcagcacttcggctacACGGTCGACATTCAGATACAAATGAGAAAACacaaaccactatatataggtgtctgatttcgctccaaatgacattgtgtcatttcgggcgaaatcaggaacaagtgatttcgctccaaatgacataatgtcattagGAGCGGAATCAGGACCTTAAACCACAAAACTTTCAAACAGCCCCCTATACTATATATAATTAGCATTTCTGACCCCTAGACCCTGtacaagcttgactaagactaagacgcaggcttttgacattcgtgcaccaacaaactcccccttggatacagccgcagtcttcagtcttgtcttcgggtcttcagaGTGACTTGAACGTTTCTTCACGCTGCTTAGGCTTTTTTCTCAGCAAGTTCCTAAGCCTGTCATTatctttcttccttttcttctcttccttAGCTTGTATGTTCATCCACTTTCCTCTTTTTTCTTCAAGCTTTCTACTTTCACGTTCAGCTTTCCTCTTTACTTTCTCCTCGAGCGACCACCAGGTTGacttccatttactttcagaaTTTATGCCGTTCTGAAAGCAAAGAGTAGCAACTCTTTGAAACTGCATCGCCTGCTCTTTATCTTCAGCCTGATAGTGAATCTTGTTAATGAATAAACATTCAATATCTTTCGCTGAGCAGTTCactaaccacatcgggtcatAGACATGTATCTCTCTTATCTCCCTTCCAGCTCTATACGTAATCACAGCTTCTGTAGAGATACAACTGTACACCCAGCCCATGAAGCCTTTATAAAATTCCTGCTCCATCTTCGGCATTGGTATATTCTTCATCGTCTTTGGCTTTTTAATGTTAAGTATCCTTTCTTCAACCCCTGTTACCGTATCTACCCTCTGCACTCTCTTTGGGTAATGGGCTTCCAGTGTCGAAAATCTTTCAACGATTCAAACTTTATGTACCCCCACATTGCGACATCATTTTTCCGTACTGAATACTCTAAAGTTCTTACATTCGACAGCTCCTcaacatcccaccatggtaatgacattATATCATATAGACGTTCAAAGTATTGCACTCCAAACTCCCTTCTGATTGCATATGCATTAACATGAGGCAGGAAACCCCAGCTAATGATGTCACCAAGTGAAATGCTTCGATCTCTCTGACAGAACTTCAACGGCCTTTTGAATTTTCTCTCGTGACTATCTTTAAACCATTTCTGCCGTTCTTCCTTCTGCATATCCTTATGAGTACCATCGAGATTTTTGTCTTTTAAGATCTCAGCGACTTTCCTTCTTAACTCGTCTCTATTCTCTTTAGTAAAGAACTCCATCAGCTTAGGATATCGAGAAGTATCTTCACTTACACTTTCATCATCAGTGCAATCCTCAACTTCAACCCTGTCGTACATATCAGCATCCTCTACATACTTATACTCATATTCTGGTTGGTAGTTGATGTCGAATGCATTTAATTCCTCTTTAAAATCAAACTTGAAGTCAGGATCCACTATACGTGTCATTTCTTTAATCTTTTCCAATGTATACGTATGAAAGTGTTCACCTTCTTCCCCAtaagtatccaatctcaaaactaatttcaacatgttcaacattTTGAGCATcaccagactccccctttccttCAGCTCCCCCTGACTCTTCATTCACAGAATCATTCAGAAAATCATCAACAGTTCTTTCATTGGATGCTTCAGTTACTTTAATTCCCATACCACCTTGAGCATCGTCATCGTCATTATCAGAACCATGACTGCTAGCTGAAATGACTttctcatcatcgtcatcatcctcttcttcatcGTCATCAGCAGCAAGATCTTCCAGTGTTACAGGTTCTTCGAAGATTGCTGATACGGAAGATATGGGAACTGGATTCTCAATGACTAAGGATGGAACGATTGATCTCTCAACAGCTGCCACACTGCTTTCAGCACCCTTTCCCTTATCTTTCATCTGTTCATCAATTTCAGCTTGGCGTTTTGCCCTAAGCTCTTCAACTTGTATCTCTTCGAACTTTTGTTCAATTGACGTTCCAAGCATATCCTCATCAACTTTGTTCAACATATAAAACTCGTGCTCTTTCAAAGCCTTTGCAGCCTCAAGCTCTTTGTTTTTCATCTCGAAATATTTGTTCTGTTCATCTCTGCGagctttttcttcttcaagttcagcCACTCGCACCTTCAGGAAATCAATGATTCGTATCAATCTTCTTTAACAAGGCTTTGTTATCAGACTCTAATTTCTTTACGCGCATTTCGAGAATCTTTTCACGTTCAGCATCTTTCTTGCTTTCAGCCGCAACTACTTTGCTTTCATTCAACACGTCATCCATCTTCTTTTCTAATTTCTTTACTTGTTCATCGTTTGCAAAGCCAAAATCTCCGATATCTTCAAGATTTTCTGGAATGACTGGAAACGTCTTGTGTCCAGAAGAATCAGGAGTTAGTTGAATTTGGGTGAGTGGTGgagtttgaaatatttcttgagATGTGAGCAAggtttgttgttgtggtggtgagaGATGTAGTGGTGAAAAATGTAATGGTAATGCTTGTcttggtggtgttggttgttttggaGGTGAAGGTTGTTTTGGAGATGTTGGTTGTCGTGGAGGTGTTTGATGTGGTGGTGACTGTATTGGTGTAGGTTCAGGTGGTAGAGTTGATGGTTTACTGGGTTCTTTGGCTGGTTTCTTCTTCAACACAATCTTCAGCTTTGTAATCTTTGTAGTAAATTTCTTGATTTTTGGAGATACAATCCTTTTCTTTGCACCTGCTTTCTTTTTGCCGCTTGAAGGTGATTGTGATTCGGAAACGTGCTCTGGAGATGGAACATAGGCAGCATCATCTTTCTCCTGTCTCTTCCTCTTTCGTaa
This genomic interval carries:
- the LOC110866744 gene encoding fibrous sheath CABYR-binding protein-like; this encodes MLNVDDLVSEQAVNVEAEKEKVLDDVEGDDVNKSTTSSLSSSDDEIDETGRLRRIQEATEKEKQLRKRKRQEKDDAAYVPSPEHVSESQSPSSGKKKAGAKKRIVSPKIKKFTTKITKLKIVLKKKPAKEPSKPSTLPPEPTPIQSPPHQTPPRQPTSPKQPSPPKQPTPPRQALPLHFSPLHLSPPQQQTLLTSQEIFQTPPLTQIQLTPDSSGHKTFPVIPENLEDIGDFGFANDEQVKKLEKKMDDVLNESKVVAAESKKDAEREKILEMRVKKLESDNKALLKKIDTNH